The following proteins come from a genomic window of Nitrospira sp.:
- a CDS encoding class I SAM-dependent methyltransferase, whose product MDRVLEPELMDDPTQAGAYARADFAEENQGFVDRFKEYFPEFSQGRVLDLGCGPGDIPIRFAKLYPACQVIGIDASAPMIQLGEQAVQQAGLADRITLRCERYEEVAGARIVDAAISNSLLHHLPNPLQFWQKLRQLVKPGSPVLVMDLLRPDSPEAAQAIVDQYAANEPEILRRDFYNSLLAAFTEDEIGSQLARMNLTRLLIDIPDDRHWVVGGIIY is encoded by the coding sequence ATGGACCGCGTCCTCGAACCAGAACTCATGGACGATCCGACGCAGGCCGGGGCCTATGCACGCGCCGACTTTGCGGAAGAAAATCAAGGATTCGTCGATCGATTCAAAGAGTATTTTCCTGAGTTTTCGCAGGGGCGCGTTCTGGATCTGGGCTGCGGTCCGGGCGACATTCCGATTCGATTCGCCAAACTGTATCCAGCTTGCCAGGTTATCGGCATCGATGCCTCGGCGCCGATGATCCAGTTGGGAGAACAGGCAGTACAACAGGCTGGATTGGCAGACCGTATTACATTGCGGTGCGAACGGTATGAAGAGGTTGCCGGCGCCAGAATCGTCGACGCTGCGATTTCCAATAGTCTGCTTCATCATCTTCCGAACCCGTTGCAGTTCTGGCAGAAGCTTCGTCAGTTGGTGAAACCTGGTTCACCAGTACTGGTGATGGATTTGTTGCGCCCGGATTCGCCGGAAGCGGCGCAAGCCATTGTCGACCAGTACGCGGCGAACGAGCCGGAGATTTTGCGGCGTGATTTTTACAATTCGCTGTTGGCCGCTTTTACAGAAGATGAAATCGGCTCGCAGCTGGCCCGCATGAATCTCACGCGATTATTGATCGACATCCCGGATGATCGACATTGGGTCGTCGGCGGAATTATTTATTGA
- a CDS encoding MOSC domain-containing protein: MLNRPPYPYVHQINVSDGGVPKLPVLEATVSNKGVGGDRQRNLKFHGGPDRAVCVYSLELIEQLQEEGHPIDPGSTGENLTLSGLDWDQVRPGVRLTIGPEVQLEVTSYTTPCSHNGRWFRDEDFSRMSQKVNPGWSRVYAKVLRGGVVRPGDVVTIDEQLKPLEKM, translated from the coding sequence ATGTTGAATAGGCCACCCTATCCGTATGTGCATCAGATCAACGTCTCCGATGGTGGGGTTCCGAAGCTTCCCGTGTTGGAAGCGACGGTGAGTAACAAAGGAGTAGGTGGCGATCGCCAGCGTAATCTGAAGTTCCATGGCGGGCCAGATCGTGCCGTCTGTGTGTATTCCCTCGAACTGATTGAGCAACTACAAGAAGAAGGTCATCCCATTGATCCAGGATCCACCGGAGAAAATCTGACCCTGTCCGGCTTGGACTGGGACCAGGTGCGTCCTGGCGTCAGGTTAACCATCGGCCCGGAGGTCCAACTGGAGGTGACGAGCTATACGACGCCCTGCAGCCATAATGGACGTTGGTTTCGCGATGAGGATTTCTCTCGCATGTCCCAGAAAGTGAACCCAGGGTGGAGCCGGGTCTACGCGAAAGTGCTGCGTGGTGGTGTGGTGCGGCCAGGGGATGTCGTGACAATCGACGAGCAGCTGAAGCCCTTGGAGAAAATGTGA
- a CDS encoding 50S ribosomal protein L11 methyltransferase has translation MMMPKDWVDICIQERLDAGELLSRLDDAAVQGAWEDEGMVHLYWAEDQWNEEKLASVQSVLADLVQSSRAIPLSVQRVPSQDWNEAWTRSVKPLRIGRLVIRPSWELAELGPRDIEIVLDPKQAFGTGHHATTRMLLEWLQTDIRGGEHILDVGAGSAILAMAAVKLGAASAIGVEIDSVAVDCAREYVELNSLADRIEVLCGTLADLPQGRRITADLVLANLDRQTVLNLADDLVCSALGGASILVSGILVEQQTEIADRLSSLGLACVERREEEGWVAMKFFRLEFCDGEI, from the coding sequence ATGATGATGCCAAAAGATTGGGTTGATATCTGTATCCAGGAACGCCTCGATGCCGGCGAGTTATTGAGCAGGCTCGATGATGCTGCCGTTCAGGGCGCCTGGGAAGATGAAGGAATGGTTCATCTCTATTGGGCGGAAGACCAATGGAATGAGGAAAAGCTGGCGTCGGTACAGTCGGTTCTTGCAGATCTCGTGCAGTCGAGCAGGGCGATCCCTCTCTCGGTGCAGCGAGTGCCCTCTCAGGATTGGAATGAGGCATGGACTCGTTCGGTGAAGCCGCTTCGCATCGGGCGCTTGGTGATTCGTCCGAGTTGGGAGCTGGCTGAGTTGGGTCCACGGGACATTGAGATTGTGCTGGACCCAAAGCAAGCCTTCGGCACCGGCCACCATGCGACCACGCGTATGTTGCTGGAGTGGCTCCAAACAGATATTCGAGGGGGTGAACATATTTTGGATGTGGGGGCTGGGAGCGCGATTCTGGCGATGGCTGCGGTCAAGCTGGGCGCAGCCTCCGCCATCGGAGTCGAGATTGATTCTGTTGCGGTCGATTGTGCGCGAGAGTATGTCGAGCTGAATAGCTTGGCGGATCGGATTGAAGTCCTGTGCGGCACGTTGGCTGATCTGCCACAAGGGAGACGGATAACTGCTGATCTGGTACTTGCCAATCTTGATCGGCAGACGGTCTTGAACCTCGCAGATGATTTGGTCTGTTCTGCCCTGGGCGGGGCGAGTATCTTGGTCTCCGGTATTCTGGTCGAACAACAAACTGAGATCGCGGATCGGCTGTCCAGCCTTGGCCTCGCGTGTGTGGAACGGCGTGAAGAAGAGGGTTGGGTGGCGATGAAATTCTTCAGACTAGAATTCTGCGATGGAGAGATCTAA
- a CDS encoding MFS transporter yields the protein MTTSTGPKPQSCSHSLRSLLIAQFCGAFNDNAWKLMVALLAIRQATVGLAPGPELETVAQTQTAMAFVIFTLPLMLLSLVGGTLADRVSKRTVIISIKVVEVFLMAAGTAALWLNPAGGILPLIVLCGMGMHSALFSPSKYGILPELIPHERLAAGNGLLEMWTFAAILTGTAAGGFLLQAAGDHIWLAPLALTGLSVIGLTTAFGIPPVSAARHAGGVGATIQGAWAAIQSERMLRMAIPMEILFWTVASLFGQNLLVYAKAVLHLSDAMSGLPLTVLSVGIGIGAMLVGRISKNRVEYGLIPLGAMGVFLTLLLLGVLTPPLSGTFFIMVALGISSSFIFVPLNAILQWKSPSDRRGAVISFSNTCVFTGILLGSLAGGSLANVGVSTTGIFLAAAAMTLAGIAWALWLLPDTLLRLVLVVLTNTVYRLRIVGETHVPKSGGALLVPNHVSFIDGFLLIASVDRPVRFVVDAQYAEQPIFRPFMKALGVIPISSHGGLRVILRALRDAGAAIDKGELVCIFPEGQITRTGTLLPFRRGFERVVKGRTAPIIPVHLDRVWGSIFSFNRRRFLWKIPEHLPYPVTVSFGTPLPPSTTIHDLRGKIRELGEAAWQLRKSYRKPLHREFIRSMRRYPFRFAMADQNRPRVSALQSLIGSIVLARTLRTYWDGQDRVGVLLPPTVAGALVNVAAPLCGKTIVNLNYTVGKSGLEAAVRLAGLRTIVTSRTFIEKAKLELPDGPSVIWLEDVAKAIGTGVKVTAALLALFAPCRLIERACGQTTPLTPDSLATIIFSSGSTGEPKGVMLSHFSVDSNCQGATQMLHLYQDERVLGILPFFHSFGYMVFWFVMFNNAPMIFHPSPLDVAAIGELIRTYRITFLVTTPTFLQLYSRRCTPEQFSSVRVILTGAEKLHARLAQAVEDTFGVGPIEGYGVTECAPVIAVNCPDFRAAGYYQPASRRGTVGQPLPGVSVQIVDPDSYTPLPSGTPGMLLVKGPNVMNGYLGREDLTAQVMRDGWYITGDIATLDDDGFLTITDRLSRFSKIGGEMVPHGKVEEALQQAAEADTQVFAVTGLPDEKKGERLAVLHTLEESRIPRILERVSASGLPNLFIPGKNQFVKVDALPVLGTGKLDLRGVKRIAVERLSSRDEVQG from the coding sequence ATGACCACTTCGACCGGGCCTAAACCCCAGTCTTGCTCCCATTCTCTTCGCAGCCTCCTGATTGCGCAATTCTGCGGGGCATTCAACGACAACGCCTGGAAGCTGATGGTCGCGTTACTCGCGATACGGCAAGCCACTGTCGGCCTAGCGCCAGGCCCGGAGCTGGAGACCGTTGCCCAAACGCAAACGGCCATGGCGTTCGTCATTTTCACGCTGCCGTTGATGCTCTTGTCTCTTGTCGGAGGCACATTGGCCGATCGCGTCAGTAAGCGGACGGTCATCATCTCGATCAAAGTGGTCGAGGTTTTTCTCATGGCCGCCGGCACTGCCGCTCTCTGGCTGAATCCAGCCGGAGGAATCTTACCCTTGATCGTCTTATGCGGCATGGGCATGCATAGCGCACTCTTTAGCCCATCAAAGTACGGCATTCTTCCAGAATTGATCCCCCATGAACGGCTCGCTGCCGGTAACGGGTTGTTGGAGATGTGGACCTTCGCCGCGATCCTCACGGGAACCGCCGCCGGAGGCTTCCTCTTGCAAGCAGCCGGGGATCACATCTGGCTCGCTCCGCTCGCATTGACCGGACTCTCAGTCATCGGCCTCACGACCGCCTTTGGAATTCCACCGGTGTCAGCAGCCCGCCACGCTGGAGGCGTGGGCGCCACCATCCAAGGCGCTTGGGCCGCGATTCAGTCTGAACGGATGCTGCGCATGGCCATTCCCATGGAAATCCTCTTCTGGACGGTGGCGAGCCTGTTCGGTCAAAACTTGCTCGTCTATGCAAAGGCCGTCTTGCATCTGTCCGATGCGATGTCAGGCCTTCCGCTGACCGTGTTATCGGTGGGTATCGGCATCGGCGCGATGCTGGTCGGACGGATTTCGAAGAACCGCGTAGAGTACGGGCTGATTCCCTTGGGCGCGATGGGCGTCTTTCTGACCTTACTCTTGCTCGGCGTCCTGACACCGCCGTTGTCCGGAACATTTTTCATAATGGTTGCCCTGGGCATTTCCAGTTCGTTCATCTTTGTTCCCTTGAACGCCATTCTCCAATGGAAATCCCCATCCGATCGGCGCGGCGCCGTTATTTCGTTCTCCAACACCTGTGTCTTCACCGGTATCTTGCTGGGGTCACTGGCCGGTGGGTCCCTCGCCAATGTCGGTGTCTCGACGACCGGCATTTTCTTGGCTGCCGCCGCCATGACCCTGGCCGGTATCGCATGGGCCCTCTGGCTGTTGCCTGATACATTGCTTCGATTGGTGCTGGTCGTCCTCACCAATACCGTGTATCGTCTTCGCATCGTCGGCGAAACTCATGTGCCGAAATCAGGTGGCGCACTCCTCGTCCCCAATCACGTCTCCTTTATCGACGGTTTTCTTTTGATCGCCAGCGTGGATCGCCCCGTGCGATTTGTCGTCGACGCTCAGTATGCCGAACAGCCGATCTTCAGACCCTTCATGAAAGCGCTCGGGGTCATTCCCATTTCCTCGCACGGGGGCTTGCGAGTGATCTTACGGGCGCTCCGCGATGCTGGTGCGGCCATCGACAAGGGAGAACTCGTCTGCATTTTTCCTGAAGGCCAGATCACGCGCACCGGCACACTGTTGCCGTTTCGACGAGGTTTCGAACGGGTCGTGAAGGGACGGACGGCCCCCATCATTCCAGTCCACCTCGACCGTGTGTGGGGCAGCATCTTCAGCTTCAATCGCAGGCGCTTTCTCTGGAAGATACCGGAACATCTTCCTTATCCTGTCACTGTCTCGTTCGGCACACCGCTACCGCCAAGTACGACCATCCACGACCTACGGGGAAAGATCCGCGAGCTTGGTGAGGCGGCCTGGCAACTCCGAAAATCCTATCGCAAGCCGCTCCATCGTGAATTCATTCGCTCGATGCGACGCTATCCGTTCCGCTTCGCCATGGCCGACCAGAACCGTCCTCGAGTCTCGGCCCTCCAGTCCCTGATCGGATCGATCGTTCTAGCCAGAACGCTCAGAACCTATTGGGATGGACAAGACCGGGTGGGCGTGCTGCTGCCACCGACTGTCGCTGGTGCGCTGGTGAACGTAGCTGCTCCGCTGTGTGGCAAAACCATCGTGAACTTGAATTACACCGTAGGGAAATCAGGTCTGGAGGCAGCGGTACGCCTTGCCGGCCTACGCACGATCGTCACCAGCCGTACGTTCATCGAGAAAGCCAAACTCGAATTACCCGACGGACCATCAGTGATCTGGCTCGAAGACGTCGCCAAGGCGATTGGAACAGGCGTAAAAGTAACGGCCGCCCTGCTGGCACTCTTCGCTCCGTGCCGTCTTATCGAACGAGCCTGCGGGCAAACAACCCCACTCACGCCCGATAGTCTGGCGACCATCATCTTCAGCAGCGGCAGCACCGGCGAACCCAAAGGCGTTATGCTTTCCCATTTCAGTGTCGACTCCAATTGCCAGGGCGCGACACAGATGCTCCATTTGTATCAAGATGAACGAGTCCTCGGAATCTTACCCTTCTTCCATTCCTTCGGATACATGGTGTTCTGGTTCGTGATGTTCAATAACGCGCCGATGATCTTTCATCCGTCGCCGCTTGACGTGGCGGCCATCGGCGAACTGATCAGAACATATCGCATCACCTTCCTCGTCACCACACCGACGTTCCTACAGCTCTATTCCCGCCGTTGTACTCCTGAACAATTCAGTTCGGTGCGGGTGATCCTCACCGGCGCGGAAAAGCTTCACGCCCGCCTCGCCCAGGCGGTCGAAGATACGTTCGGAGTCGGACCGATCGAAGGCTACGGAGTCACGGAATGCGCCCCTGTCATTGCCGTCAATTGCCCGGACTTTCGCGCAGCCGGCTATTACCAGCCGGCGTCACGACGTGGCACTGTGGGCCAACCTCTTCCAGGGGTCTCGGTACAGATTGTCGACCCCGACAGTTATACCCCCCTGCCTTCAGGCACACCCGGCATGTTGCTGGTCAAAGGGCCAAACGTGATGAACGGATATCTGGGCCGGGAAGACTTGACCGCTCAGGTGATGCGGGATGGATGGTACATCACAGGGGATATTGCCACGCTGGATGACGATGGATTCCTGACCATCACCGACCGGCTGTCTCGGTTTTCAAAAATCGGTGGCGAGATGGTCCCCCACGGCAAGGTTGAGGAGGCCTTGCAGCAGGCTGCTGAAGCCGACACACAAGTCTTTGCCGTAACGGGGTTACCCGATGAGAAAAAGGGAGAGCGTCTCGCAGTCCTCCATACCCTGGAAGAATCCCGCATTCCTCGCATCCTAGAAAGAGTCTCGGCGAGCGGCCTGCCCAATCTGTTCATCCCGGGGAAAAATCAGTTCGTCAAGGTTGACGCGTTACCGGTTCTTGGAACCGGAAAGCTCGACCTGCGCGGCGTGAAGCGCATTGCGGTGGAACGCCTTTCATCTCGCGATGAGGT